One genomic window of Ruminococcus gauvreauii includes the following:
- a CDS encoding nucleotidyltransferase domain-containing protein: MDKKETATKEDLMAVVSLFENMGILYWVDGGWGVDLLAGKQTRDHRDIDINFDAQYTERLLDILSEHGYKVETDWKPVRIELYSDEYGYLDIHPFVLNDDGTSKQADLEGGWYEFEKDYFGSAVFEGRTIPCISLKGQKIFHSGYELRYKDKHDLSVLESISE; this comes from the coding sequence ATGGATAAAAAAGAAACGGCAACAAAAGAAGACTTGATGGCAGTCGTTAGCCTGTTTGAAAATATGGGAATACTATATTGGGTGGACGGTGGCTGGGGCGTTGATCTATTGGCGGGTAAACAGACAAGGGATCATAGAGATATTGATATCAACTTTGACGCTCAATATACAGAAAGGCTATTAGATATACTTTCGGAGCATGGTTATAAAGTAGAGACGGATTGGAAACCTGTTAGAATAGAGTTATATAGCGATGAATACGGTTATTTGGACATCCATCCATTTGTTTTGAATGATGACGGGACATCAAAACAAGCCGATTTGGAAGGCGGCTGGTACGAGTTTGAGAAGGACTATTTTGGTAGTGCTGTTTTTGAGGGTAGAACAATTCCCTGTATATCTTTGAAAGGACAAAAAATTTTTCACTCGGGTTATGAGCTAAGGTATAAGGACAAGCATGATCTTTCTGTCCTTGAAAGTATATCAGAATAA
- a CDS encoding DUF1697 domain-containing protein produces MEEATRYIALLRGANISGKNKVPMAELKKAFEELGFGAVKTYLNSGNVIFSSNEENIGSLTDRIETTIKKWFGLDIPVFVTSKEDLEDILQHAPDWWGDENKEIYDNLIFIMPPATFAEVRDEIGEPREGLEKIKNYKAVVFWSFSRKDYQKTNWWRETASADISGKLTIRTANTVRKIVGM; encoded by the coding sequence ATGGAGGAAGCAACGAGATATATTGCGCTTTTGCGCGGTGCCAATATAAGTGGAAAAAATAAAGTTCCGATGGCTGAACTAAAGAAAGCTTTTGAGGAGCTTGGGTTCGGAGCGGTTAAGACCTATCTGAACAGCGGCAATGTGATTTTTTCAAGTAATGAGGAGAATATAGGGAGCCTTACAGACCGGATTGAAACAACGATAAAAAAGTGGTTTGGTCTGGATATTCCGGTTTTCGTCACATCAAAAGAGGATCTCGAAGATATTTTGCAACACGCGCCTGACTGGTGGGGTGATGAAAATAAGGAAATCTATGATAATCTGATTTTTATTATGCCTCCGGCTACATTTGCTGAAGTGCGGGACGAGATCGGAGAACCCAGGGAAGGATTAGAAAAGATTAAGAATTATAAGGCAGTGGTATTCTGGTCTTTCAGCCGAAAGGACTATCAAAAAACAAACTGGTGGAGGGAGACGGCAAGTGCGGATATCAGCGGCAAACTGACAATCAGAACGGCAAACACTGTCAGGAAGATTGTCGGAATGTAG
- a CDS encoding diguanylate cyclase domain-containing protein, with the protein MLKVRPKLRVLIVDDSELNREMLGSMLGDEYEILEAENGVQAVEIMREHVSNLSLILLDVQMPQMDGLELLKHMGRLHWIDVIPVIMISSETAPKFIERAYDLGATDYIARPYNTMIVRRRVANVILSFARQRQLMEIITQQISKKEKDNRLMLSILSHIVEFRNGESGLHVIHINIITDLLLRQYMLKIGSNKITSEDISLIGMASALHDIGKIAIPEEILNKPGRLSVGEYQIMQGHCMAGANILMDLPIDRNEPLLKTAYEICRWHHERYDGSGYPDGLKGDTIPLSAQVVALADVYDALTSERCYKSAYSHDTAMKMIFDGQCGVFQPLLLECLRDIGDTLQRELTAKDTFDFENTINETSHITEQLQHYGLDDSEHLIGMLKNIDEKYMPATNCSEAMEKPSIDPLLDCKYAKKRTDHCSISSLEARILLQYLIFDVVRLVDATKNCQVNIDEAGNHQDSEYRCYDMWSKEDRCENCISAKCMSSKGSLTKLKFVDECIYHVRATYVEVDGLPYSLELIDKITEETLLGGHGKEDVVKYITAHNHRLYVDILTGVYNRRYYEEQLRDMFHISAAAMLDMDHFKAVNDTYGHLVGDMTLKQAAIAIKNSVRKTDDVVRLGGDEFFIVFREIPFHVLQKKLEAIRACVENIVFSDYPQLHFSISIGGVYGPGKTSDLMNIADKLLYQAKREQVGLRVERLAGNSLMEGKGQGNEAT; encoded by the coding sequence ATGTTGAAAGTCAGACCAAAATTAAGGGTTTTAATTGTGGACGATTCTGAATTAAATCGTGAGATGCTGGGCTCTATGCTTGGGGATGAATATGAGATTCTGGAAGCGGAGAATGGGGTGCAAGCTGTTGAAATAATGCGGGAACATGTATCAAATCTGTCTCTTATTCTGCTGGATGTTCAAATGCCGCAGATGGACGGACTGGAGCTTCTGAAACATATGGGCCGGTTACATTGGATTGATGTGATTCCGGTCATCATGATATCCAGTGAAACTGCGCCCAAATTTATAGAGCGTGCGTATGATCTTGGAGCAACAGATTATATTGCCCGGCCTTATAACACGATGATTGTACGCCGCCGTGTAGCCAATGTTATTTTATCCTTTGCAAGACAACGTCAGTTGATGGAGATCATTACCCAACAGATAAGTAAAAAGGAAAAGGACAATCGGCTCATGCTTTCCATCTTGTCCCATATCGTGGAATTCCGCAATGGAGAAAGTGGGCTTCATGTCATACATATCAATATCATTACTGACCTTCTGCTTCGGCAGTATATGTTAAAAATCGGCAGTAATAAAATCACCAGTGAAGATATTTCTCTGATCGGTATGGCTTCGGCGCTGCACGATATTGGCAAGATCGCCATTCCAGAAGAAATCCTCAATAAGCCCGGCCGTCTTTCAGTAGGGGAATACCAGATTATGCAGGGACATTGTATGGCAGGAGCGAATATACTCATGGATCTGCCCATTGACCGGAATGAGCCTTTGCTCAAAACGGCATATGAAATCTGCCGATGGCATCATGAGCGGTATGATGGAAGCGGCTATCCGGATGGGCTGAAGGGAGATACCATTCCGCTCTCTGCACAGGTGGTCGCCTTGGCGGATGTTTATGATGCGCTTACCAGTGAACGGTGTTATAAGTCAGCGTATTCCCATGATACAGCAATGAAAATGATCTTTGATGGGCAGTGTGGAGTGTTCCAGCCCTTGTTACTGGAATGTCTGCGTGATATTGGAGATACACTCCAACGGGAGCTGACGGCCAAAGATACCTTTGACTTTGAGAACACAATAAATGAAACCAGCCATATAACGGAACAACTACAGCACTATGGTTTGGACGACTCGGAACATCTGATAGGTATGCTTAAAAATATTGATGAAAAGTATATGCCGGCCACAAATTGCAGTGAGGCTATGGAAAAGCCCTCCATAGATCCATTGTTAGACTGCAAGTATGCAAAAAAGCGAACAGACCATTGTTCCATAAGCAGCTTGGAGGCCAGGATATTATTGCAGTATCTCATCTTTGATGTTGTCCGATTGGTTGACGCCACGAAAAACTGTCAAGTTAACATTGATGAGGCGGGTAATCATCAAGACTCAGAATACCGCTGCTATGACATGTGGAGCAAAGAAGATCGGTGTGAAAACTGTATCTCAGCGAAATGTATGTCAAGTAAAGGAAGCCTAACAAAATTGAAGTTTGTAGACGAGTGTATCTACCATGTTCGAGCGACTTATGTGGAGGTGGACGGTCTGCCCTATTCGCTGGAGCTGATTGATAAGATTACAGAAGAAACCTTGCTGGGCGGTCATGGAAAAGAAGACGTGGTAAAGTATATTACGGCTCATAACCACAGACTTTATGTAGATATCCTAACCGGGGTTTATAATCGCCGCTATTACGAGGAGCAGCTGCGTGACATGTTTCATATTTCAGCGGCAGCCATGCTGGATATGGATCATTTCAAAGCTGTCAATGATACCTATGGCCATCTGGTTGGGGACATGACATTGAAGCAGGCAGCCATCGCCATAAAAAACAGTGTAAGAAAAACGGACGATGTCGTGCGTTTAGGCGGAGATGAGTTTTTCATTGTTTTTCGGGAGATACCGTTTCATGTGCTGCAGAAAAAATTGGAAGCCATTAGAGCCTGTGTTGAAAACATCGTTTTTTCTGATTATCCACAGCTGCACTTTTCTATCAGTATTGGTGGGGTTTACGGACCGGGGAAGACTTCGGATTTAATGAATATAGCAGATAAATTATTATATCAGGCAAAGAGAGAGCAAGTGGGATTGCGGGTGGAACGCTTGGCGGGCAACAGTCTGATGGAAGGAAAAGGACAAGGAAATGAAGCGACATAA
- a CDS encoding GntR family transcriptional regulator, whose amino-acid sequence MKRQETRFSYVYEDLKKRIVSGQFQPGSKLPSSRNLCEEYNVGIATITRVLDTLKAEKFIDIQIRQAPVVLPHNLTGPGITAILEQRDSILQVYETYGRLLPYLLVFASHNCSVESMPHYRQAQRAAQQGICSESWKALIALTRDILSASHNPLLCDLHTAFELQGNFAYFLEKCSFSQDIMYRRPTFEPRSIIEVLSERDPVEQYHHLKALYQDMSAIITEIFIQLSDSVAKVPTQTPAAFEWNPLRGKDYYYTRIVRDLTRKIGTGIYPAGTYLPYEAQLAKQYGVSAYTVRKALGLLEQRGYTKTLNGKGTMVLTPDQLNTELSLMDFTTKRDALTYLYSLQLMVLLSYPVAAYAAPHFSENDLVVLADQIKKPGIALTSSFQMISKHLSLEPLQVIWHETSQITEWGFYFAFYPQGADAIEQLNEITRRAYHCLRSGKNAEFAENLADSYRMILASVQAYMVEQYNFTEALSVQVPDRDSLK is encoded by the coding sequence ATGAAACGACAGGAAACTCGTTTTTCTTATGTATATGAAGATTTAAAAAAACGTATTGTTTCAGGGCAATTCCAGCCCGGCAGCAAACTCCCTTCTTCCAGAAATCTATGTGAAGAATACAATGTGGGGATTGCGACCATTACGCGGGTACTGGATACCTTAAAGGCTGAAAAATTTATTGATATTCAAATCCGGCAGGCCCCCGTAGTCCTTCCGCACAACTTAACAGGTCCCGGAATAACTGCAATTTTAGAGCAGCGGGATTCTATCTTACAGGTATATGAAACTTATGGGCGATTGTTACCCTATCTGCTTGTATTTGCCTCACATAACTGCTCGGTTGAGTCCATGCCTCATTATCGGCAGGCGCAAAGAGCGGCACAGCAGGGAATCTGTTCCGAGAGCTGGAAGGCTCTGATTGCGTTGACAAGGGATATTTTAAGCGCCAGCCATAATCCTCTGTTATGTGATCTGCATACAGCCTTTGAGCTTCAGGGGAATTTTGCGTACTTTTTAGAAAAATGCAGCTTTTCCCAAGATATCATGTACCGGAGGCCAACTTTTGAACCTCGATCAATCATTGAGGTATTATCAGAACGCGATCCGGTGGAACAGTATCATCATTTAAAAGCACTTTATCAGGACATGTCTGCCATCATTACAGAAATTTTCATTCAGCTGTCTGACAGCGTTGCCAAGGTTCCCACCCAGACGCCAGCTGCATTTGAATGGAATCCTCTAAGAGGCAAGGATTACTACTATACCCGTATTGTTCGGGACTTGACTCGAAAAATCGGAACAGGCATCTATCCGGCCGGGACTTATTTGCCCTATGAGGCACAACTGGCAAAGCAGTATGGCGTGTCTGCTTATACGGTCAGAAAGGCATTGGGCCTGCTGGAACAAAGAGGCTATACAAAGACTTTAAATGGCAAGGGTACAATGGTTCTGACTCCCGATCAGCTCAACACCGAACTGTCACTGATGGATTTTACTACAAAGCGAGATGCCCTTACATATCTTTATTCATTGCAGCTCATGGTGCTATTGTCCTATCCGGTTGCAGCCTACGCTGCACCTCATTTTAGCGAAAATGATTTAGTAGTATTGGCTGACCAAATTAAAAAGCCAGGGATTGCGCTCACGAGTTCGTTTCAGATGATTTCTAAACACCTGTCTTTAGAGCCATTACAAGTCATTTGGCATGAAACGAGCCAAATCACAGAATGGGGGTTCTATTTTGCATTTTATCCGCAGGGAGCCGATGCAATCGAACAGCTCAATGAAATCACTCGGAGAGCGTATCATTGTCTGCGTTCCGGAAAAAACGCAGAGTTTGCTGAGAACCTGGCTGACTCTTACCGTATGATTTTAGCCTCTGTTCAGGCATATATGGTTGAGCAGTACAATTTTACCGAGGCTTTATCCGTTCAGGTCCCCGACAGGGATTCCTTAAAATAA
- a CDS encoding isochorismatase family protein, translated as MKLDKSCALLVIDIQQEDFTEMNESNMEDPRWTCIRNGKRVLDVFRAKKLPVIQIKECHRPDMMDFGRELDGSEGIHCIENRPENDYANLTYPIEGEYRITKRRYSAFFATDLEILLKGLGVDTLYLIGGLTDVCIHYTAVDAHQNDYHIRVVTDAVAGSSEKAQEGALQAIQYLQRDALITTADVVSTLADDTTPEDETFMREAIRLSKLAVEHGNEPFGAVLVKDDKIVFSNENQIYTKHDPTFHSEAGLIREFCAQTAITDLHEYTLYSSCEPCFMCSGAMVWVKLGRLVYSVSNIELENILGNKGCNCTKMVFDNSFWKPQVTEGIMRNESLSILQKYFSKHTKG; from the coding sequence ATGAAATTAGATAAAAGCTGCGCCCTGTTGGTTATTGACATTCAGCAGGAGGACTTCACGGAAATGAACGAAAGTAATATGGAGGATCCGAGATGGACATGTATCCGCAACGGTAAGCGTGTGCTGGACGTGTTCCGGGCAAAGAAACTGCCAGTTATCCAGATTAAAGAGTGTCATCGCCCCGATATGATGGACTTTGGCCGGGAATTGGACGGTTCTGAGGGTATCCACTGCATCGAGAACCGTCCGGAAAATGACTACGCCAATCTGACCTATCCCATCGAGGGCGAGTACCGGATCACAAAACGCCGGTACAGCGCATTCTTCGCCACAGATCTGGAAATCCTGCTCAAAGGTCTGGGCGTTGACACGCTCTACCTGATTGGTGGACTGACGGATGTGTGTATTCACTACACGGCGGTGGATGCCCACCAGAACGACTATCATATCCGTGTCGTCACAGACGCAGTAGCAGGTTCCAGTGAAAAAGCGCAGGAAGGTGCGCTGCAGGCCATCCAATATTTGCAACGAGACGCACTTATTACAACGGCGGATGTGGTGTCCACTTTGGCAGACGATACGACACCGGAGGATGAAACCTTTATGCGCGAAGCTATCCGTCTCTCCAAACTTGCCGTGGAGCATGGCAACGAGCCGTTTGGGGCAGTGCTGGTAAAGGATGACAAGATCGTGTTCAGTAACGAAAACCAGATCTATACCAAGCATGATCCCACCTTTCACAGTGAGGCAGGCTTGATTCGAGAGTTCTGCGCACAGACTGCTATCACCGATCTACATGAGTACACGCTTTATTCTAGCTGCGAACCTTGCTTCATGTGCAGCGGTGCAATGGTGTGGGTGAAGTTGGGGCGGCTTGTGTACAGCGTCAGCAATATCGAATTGGAAAATATTCTTGGTAACAAGGGCTGCAATTGCACTAAGATGGTATTTGACAACTCTTTCTGGAAGCCGCAGGTAACGGAGGGAATTATGCGCAATGAGAGCCTTTCCATTTTGCAGAAATATTTCAGCAAACACACAAAGGGCTGA
- a CDS encoding ABC transporter substrate-binding protein: MKRHKAILSIFLILTLLSGCSRYSSEVVLIENEPPAEQEHLFLSVFGYKADALNLTAIENILNLHMEQNPDIVVTYEGVKGADYWNALERRAQANGLDDVFMVDHDHVIELTGQGKLADLSELPAIEKYQDIMKEQFINKDGSAYFLPICISAYGLYINYDLLEAHGQKVPENWSDFMDVCNYFVKKGMTPIVANNYTSLKHLIVARSLYSVYQQDSAAAIERFNREPEELANALRPGIKMVEKMIHCKWIDCAETLTTDQTSDDLKLFVGGDRPFMVTGGWATPRVAAMNPKFSYGVHPFPILDDGGVLVINANTCISVNADSEHLDEAMQLVECITQPDCIWEYCDSQSSYTPLQDDRIPADETILPASACLERGQIVIGSDYRLNLPLGTSLSEITQQMLMGMSADEAATLLNRLLEQ, translated from the coding sequence ATGAAGCGACATAAAGCTATTTTATCCATTTTTTTAATATTAACCTTGCTGTCAGGCTGCAGCAGGTATTCCAGTGAAGTCGTGCTGATTGAGAATGAACCGCCTGCAGAACAGGAGCATTTGTTCCTTTCTGTTTTTGGATATAAAGCAGACGCACTCAATCTGACAGCGATTGAAAACATATTGAACCTCCATATGGAACAGAACCCGGATATTGTCGTAACTTACGAGGGCGTGAAAGGGGCGGATTACTGGAATGCGTTGGAAAGACGGGCGCAGGCCAATGGGCTTGACGATGTATTTATGGTGGATCATGACCATGTGATCGAATTGACCGGGCAGGGTAAATTAGCGGATTTATCCGAGCTGCCTGCGATTGAAAAGTATCAGGATATTATGAAAGAGCAGTTTATCAACAAAGACGGTTCTGCATATTTCCTGCCGATATGTATATCTGCCTACGGATTGTATATCAATTACGATCTGTTGGAAGCACATGGACAGAAAGTTCCGGAAAACTGGTCTGATTTTATGGATGTCTGTAACTATTTTGTAAAAAAAGGAATGACGCCCATTGTTGCAAATAACTATACTTCGCTTAAACACCTTATTGTGGCCAGATCGCTGTATTCTGTTTACCAGCAGGATTCTGCGGCGGCAATCGAAAGATTCAATCGTGAACCGGAAGAATTGGCAAACGCACTGCGCCCGGGAATCAAAATGGTCGAGAAAATGATCCACTGTAAATGGATCGACTGCGCAGAGACTTTGACGACAGATCAGACTTCGGATGACCTCAAGCTATTCGTTGGCGGAGACCGGCCGTTTATGGTGACCGGAGGCTGGGCGACTCCCAGAGTGGCGGCTATGAACCCTAAGTTTTCTTATGGTGTGCATCCTTTTCCCATTCTGGATGATGGCGGTGTGCTCGTGATCAACGCGAACACCTGTATCAGCGTTAACGCTGACAGCGAGCATTTAGATGAGGCCATGCAGCTTGTGGAATGTATCACCCAACCGGATTGCATATGGGAATACTGTGACAGCCAAAGCTCCTATACGCCGCTGCAGGATGATAGAATCCCCGCCGATGAAACGATCCTTCCCGCTTCTGCGTGTTTAGAACGAGGGCAGATTGTGATAGGCTCTGATTATAGGCTGAATCTGCCATTGGGCACTTCTCTTTCTGAGATAACACAGCAGATGTTAATGGGAATGTCTGCAGATGAGGCTGCTACCCTGTTAAACCGACTTTTGGAACAGTAG
- a CDS encoding DUF4304 domain-containing protein yields the protein MTSREKKNKVIQQVIKPALKEAGFHSLRGTQAFSIHKEACTITVNIQSSQFNSNATGFSFWLNIVVDTPGLSDEQLQDVTFFKSFTEACFLPHQGRLHPLRNIRGYVIDGYKNYKPMDTPYEEIQAIIANDMQQYIIPGLSQIDSIADYQECAALWQEESKSQFVRLVDYFSEAHMLTLPFQKDTWIGTVNMKELVEKKKTLCLTTDEIMQNKSIYCKVRELSTHPQEDTWPLICMTLSAE from the coding sequence ATGACTTCACGAGAAAAGAAAAATAAAGTAATTCAACAAGTTATCAAACCGGCGCTCAAAGAAGCAGGTTTTCACAGCCTTCGGGGAACACAGGCTTTTTCCATTCATAAGGAAGCCTGCACAATCACCGTAAATATTCAAAGTTCCCAATTTAACAGCAATGCTACCGGGTTTTCCTTTTGGCTGAATATCGTAGTAGATACGCCTGGCCTTTCAGATGAACAACTACAAGATGTTACTTTTTTCAAATCTTTTACAGAAGCTTGCTTTTTGCCGCATCAAGGCAGGTTACACCCGCTCCGTAATATACGGGGTTATGTCATTGACGGTTATAAAAACTACAAGCCGATGGATACCCCCTATGAGGAGATTCAAGCCATCATTGCAAATGATATGCAGCAGTATATCATTCCGGGGCTATCCCAGATTGACAGCATAGCAGATTATCAAGAATGCGCTGCGCTGTGGCAAGAAGAATCAAAAAGTCAGTTTGTACGTCTGGTAGATTACTTTTCGGAAGCGCATATGCTGACATTACCGTTTCAAAAAGATACTTGGATTGGCACCGTAAATATGAAAGAGCTCGTTGAGAAGAAAAAGACACTATGCCTTACCACAGATGAAATCATGCAAAATAAATCAATTTATTGCAAAGTGCGTGAATTATCGACGCATCCGCAAGAGGACACATGGCCGTTGATTTGCATGACGCTCTCTGCAGAATAA
- a CDS encoding CD3072 family TudS-related putative desulfidase codes for MFNDGRSKKVVFVAHCFLNQNSISDGTAIYPAANKDVVDFSLNADIGIVQMPCPEFCCLGLDRGNIHGADSPVVVENTRIRSAMQNDESNLKLTRLADYVVQHIMEYKKYGFEVIGIIGANRSPNCGVETTSDNDAEINGMGLFVEKISRQLLRENISIPMIGIKGTDNIQEKLQQLI; via the coding sequence ATGTTCAATGATGGTAGAAGTAAAAAGGTTGTTTTTGTTGCACATTGCTTTTTAAATCAAAATTCCATTTCAGATGGAACGGCGATTTATCCGGCAGCAAATAAAGATGTTGTTGATTTTTCCTTAAATGCAGATATTGGTATTGTCCAAATGCCCTGTCCGGAGTTTTGCTGTTTAGGACTTGATAGGGGAAATATTCATGGAGCTGATAGCCCGGTAGTGGTAGAGAATACACGCATACGTTCAGCAATGCAAAATGACGAATCGAATTTGAAACTAACAAGACTGGCTGATTATGTAGTACAACATATCATGGAATATAAAAAATATGGATTTGAAGTTATCGGTATTATTGGGGCAAATCGTTCTCCAAATTGTGGTGTCGAGACAACATCGGACAATGACGCAGAAATCAATGGTATGGGATTATTTGTAGAAAAAATTTCTCGCCAGCTTTTGCGAGAAAACATATCTATTCCCATGATAGGCATAAAGGGAACGGACAATATACAAGAAAAACTTCAGCAGTTAATATGA
- a CDS encoding DUF3795 domain-containing protein → MINKKMIAFCGTYCGVCEWKDKIGCKGCKANRGIMFWGECDKAICCIEKGLEHCGECSDMPCQKLRDLFDDPEHGDHGARLCNLKNWKDGICAYEKLGNTAQEKAKNLKAIDNTND, encoded by the coding sequence ATGATAAATAAAAAAATGATAGCCTTTTGCGGTACATATTGCGGCGTGTGTGAATGGAAAGACAAAATCGGGTGTAAGGGCTGTAAGGCCAATAGAGGGATTATGTTTTGGGGTGAGTGCGATAAAGCAATATGCTGTATAGAAAAGGGGCTTGAACATTGTGGGGAATGCTCAGATATGCCCTGCCAAAAGCTCAGAGACCTGTTTGATGATCCAGAGCATGGTGATCACGGAGCAAGACTTTGCAACCTGAAAAATTGGAAAGATGGCATCTGTGCCTATGAAAAATTAGGCAATACAGCGCAGGAGAAGGCAAAAAATTTGAAAGCAATTGATAACACCAATGACTAG
- a CDS encoding GNAT family N-acetyltransferase, whose protein sequence is MVHIRKAEETDRNSAALCIAEGFEKDFSVLCKDTQKVADAIAAGLNMEKFYVADIKGYIVGVLAISDCTGRAARVDKTSLKKHFGFLKGMIGAFVLKEEFEGQLEYPITTGYIEFVAVRKKYRKQGIATTMLQESMLLAHYQNFVLDVTDINSNAIKCYTNIGFEEFKRIPEKHGKQKGFNEKIFMRYYHR, encoded by the coding sequence ATGGTGCATATAAGGAAAGCAGAAGAAACAGACCGTAATAGCGCAGCATTATGTATTGCAGAAGGATTTGAAAAGGATTTTTCTGTATTATGCAAAGATACTCAAAAAGTGGCAGATGCTATCGCCGCGGGATTGAATATGGAAAAATTTTATGTGGCAGATATAAAGGGATATATTGTGGGAGTGTTGGCAATTTCTGATTGTACCGGCAGAGCTGCGAGGGTAGACAAAACATCCCTGAAAAAGCATTTCGGGTTTTTGAAAGGAATGATTGGCGCTTTTGTTTTGAAAGAAGAATTTGAAGGGCAGCTTGAGTATCCTATCACGACAGGATACATAGAATTTGTAGCAGTACGAAAAAAATACCGCAAACAAGGCATTGCTACAACTATGCTTCAAGAAAGCATGCTGCTTGCACATTATCAGAATTTTGTGCTTGATGTTACGGATATAAATAGTAATGCCATTAAGTGTTATACGAATATTGGATTTGAAGAATTTAAACGTATTCCGGAAAAACACGGTAAACAAAAAGGCTTTAATGAGAAGATTTTTATGCGGTATTACCACAGATGA
- a CDS encoding DUF3781 domain-containing protein: protein MQNNELLNHLDKLHTTELGVVRIKRNLDLDTHHVVDWCRNRLSSVEASILRKGKNWYIAVDGCIITVNAYSYTIITAHKVQEQQR from the coding sequence ATGCAGAACAACGAATTACTGAATCATTTGGATAAGCTACATACGACCGAATTGGGTGTAGTAAGAATCAAGAGAAACCTTGATTTGGATACCCATCATGTTGTTGATTGGTGCAGAAATAGGCTATCTTCTGTTGAAGCATCCATATTGAGAAAAGGAAAGAACTGGTATATAGCGGTTGACGGTTGTATCATTACGGTCAACGCTTATAGCTATACGATCATCACGGCGCATAAGGTACAGGAACAGCAAAGATAG